In Acaryochloris marina S15, a single genomic region encodes these proteins:
- a CDS encoding TIGR03960 family B12-binding radical SAM protein, with translation MPVAVESLITPDIMKPARYLGNELGAVHKAWDTAAVRWVLTYPEVYEVGASNLGHIILYNILNAQPRQLCDRAYLPAADLAAKLRETETPLFAVETKRSLADYDILGFSLSYELGATNILEMLDLAEIPLTWQERNEADWGKANIATYPLIFAGGQTATSNPEPYADFFDFVALGDGEELLPEIGLILEEGKAQGLSRQAVLLDLAQIPGVYVPQFYDMADDGAVHPNRPDVPKRVLRRVADPMPAYSIGLVPYVQTVHDRLTIEVRRGCTRGCRFCQPGMLTRPARDVEPEQVVDAIETGMRETGYNEFSLLSLSCSDYLALPSVGMEIKNRLKDENVSLSLPSQRVDRFDEDIANIIGGTRKTGLTFAPEAGTQRMRDIINKGLTNEELLRGIKTAHEQGWSKVKLYFMIGLPGETDVDVLGIAETIRWLRRECQGQGKRRLNFNITISNFTPKPHTPFQWHSVSTQEFQRKQDLLRAEFRRLKGVKVNFTDVRISAMEDFVGRGDRRLAPVVKRAWELGAGMDSWWENLGQAFEAWTDAIAEANLTWKYRQVEQGEWNLFDLSSLNNEASSQNIPQPLQNLDTSLPWDHLDTGIDKQWLQDDLKRALEAATVPDCSFEGCSHCGVCSVDFGHNVVIPPQPIPAFDGNFVPNQDRVQRIRVWFGKQGDMALVSHLDLLRLLDRIVRRAQIPIAYTGGFHPSPRIAPANALMLGATSSGEIVDFELTECVNIETFRQTLDTFLPTDIPIYKAEVIDLKASSATQSVGQAEYLLTVTASDDSSIDAEQWQIWLDQIWEAKEILFEQTTKSGKKKVVNLRDRLFSLNLGSVNPTQINYIGSCRNDGTILRPEHLMFMLEQISEQQIVLAQIHRCQLILSNMS, from the coding sequence GTGCCTGTAGCTGTTGAATCGCTAATTACGCCTGACATTATGAAGCCCGCTCGTTACCTAGGTAACGAGTTAGGCGCTGTGCATAAGGCTTGGGATACGGCTGCCGTGCGGTGGGTATTGACCTACCCCGAAGTGTACGAAGTCGGGGCATCTAACCTTGGGCATATTATTCTCTACAACATTTTGAACGCCCAGCCGCGACAATTGTGCGATCGCGCCTATCTCCCGGCTGCGGATTTAGCCGCCAAATTGCGAGAGACCGAAACGCCACTCTTTGCCGTTGAGACCAAGCGCTCCCTGGCTGACTATGACATTTTGGGCTTTAGCCTCAGCTATGAACTCGGTGCTACCAATATTCTAGAGATGCTGGATCTTGCTGAAATCCCCTTAACTTGGCAAGAACGCAATGAAGCAGATTGGGGTAAGGCAAACATTGCCACCTATCCACTGATTTTTGCTGGGGGGCAGACCGCCACATCTAATCCCGAGCCCTATGCAGATTTCTTCGATTTCGTGGCCTTGGGGGATGGCGAAGAGCTACTCCCTGAAATCGGCTTGATTTTAGAAGAAGGCAAAGCCCAAGGGTTAAGCCGTCAAGCCGTTTTGTTAGACTTAGCCCAAATCCCTGGCGTTTATGTGCCTCAGTTTTACGATATGGCTGACGATGGGGCAGTCCATCCTAACCGCCCTGATGTGCCTAAACGAGTCTTACGGCGGGTGGCTGATCCTATGCCTGCCTACTCCATTGGCTTGGTCCCCTACGTTCAGACTGTCCATGATCGTCTGACGATTGAAGTGCGGCGGGGCTGTACCCGTGGTTGTCGTTTTTGCCAGCCAGGCATGCTGACCCGCCCCGCTCGGGATGTTGAACCGGAACAGGTGGTGGATGCCATTGAGACGGGAATGCGAGAGACGGGGTATAACGAGTTTTCGCTCTTGTCCCTGAGCTGTTCAGACTATTTAGCACTCCCCTCTGTAGGGATGGAAATCAAGAATCGACTAAAAGATGAAAATGTCTCCCTGTCTTTGCCGAGTCAGCGGGTGGATCGGTTTGATGAAGATATTGCCAATATTATTGGTGGAACTCGCAAGACGGGCTTGACCTTTGCCCCCGAGGCCGGCACTCAGCGGATGCGGGACATCATCAATAAGGGCCTCACCAATGAGGAGCTGTTGCGGGGGATTAAAACTGCCCATGAACAGGGCTGGAGCAAGGTCAAACTCTATTTCATGATTGGCTTACCCGGCGAGACGGATGTCGATGTCTTAGGCATCGCTGAAACGATTCGGTGGCTGCGCCGAGAATGCCAAGGTCAAGGCAAGCGACGTCTTAACTTCAACATCACCATTTCTAACTTCACCCCTAAACCCCATACCCCGTTTCAGTGGCATTCCGTGTCTACCCAGGAATTCCAGCGTAAGCAAGATCTCCTGCGGGCTGAGTTTAGGCGCTTAAAAGGGGTGAAGGTAAACTTCACGGATGTGCGGATTTCGGCAATGGAAGATTTTGTCGGCCGAGGCGATCGCCGCTTGGCTCCGGTGGTTAAACGAGCCTGGGAACTCGGGGCTGGCATGGATTCCTGGTGGGAGAATTTAGGTCAGGCATTTGAGGCATGGACCGATGCGATCGCAGAAGCGAATCTCACCTGGAAATATCGCCAAGTCGAACAAGGAGAATGGAATCTATTTGATCTTTCATCTCTGAACAACGAAGCCTCTTCACAGAATATTCCTCAACCTCTCCAGAATTTAGACACGTCCTTACCTTGGGACCATCTGGATACAGGCATCGATAAACAATGGTTGCAAGACGATCTTAAGCGAGCCTTAGAAGCAGCGACTGTCCCTGATTGTTCCTTCGAGGGTTGCTCTCACTGCGGGGTCTGTAGCGTTGATTTTGGTCATAACGTCGTTATTCCACCTCAACCGATTCCTGCTTTTGACGGCAACTTCGTTCCCAACCAAGATCGTGTTCAACGCATTCGGGTCTGGTTCGGTAAGCAAGGAGATATGGCATTGGTTAGCCATCTTGATTTACTGCGACTATTGGACCGTATTGTGCGGCGAGCTCAAATTCCTATCGCTTACACGGGAGGATTTCATCCCAGTCCTCGAATTGCCCCAGCTAACGCCTTGATGTTAGGGGCCACCAGTTCAGGTGAGATCGTCGATTTTGAGCTAACGGAATGCGTCAATATTGAGACCTTTCGACAAACGCTAGATACGTTTTTGCCTACTGACATCCCTATCTATAAAGCTGAAGTCATTGATCTCAAAGCGTCCTCTGCCACTCAATCGGTAGGGCAAGCTGAATATTTGCTAACCGTCACAGCCAGCGATGACTCATCCATCGATGCTGAGCAATGGCAAATCTGGCTCGATCAAATCTGGGAGGCAAAAGAAATTTTGTTTGAGCAAACGACCAAATCTGGGAAAAAGAAAGTGGTCAATTTGCGTGATCGCCTTTTCTCCTTGAATTTGGGTTCAGTTAATCCAACTCAAATAAACTATATTGGCAGTTGCCGTAATGATGGGACTATCCTGCGCCCAGAGCATCTTATGTTTATGTTGGAGCAGATCAGCGAACAACAGATAGTATTGGCACAAATTCATCGCTGCCAGTTAATTCTGTCAAATATGTCATAA
- the psb28 gene encoding photosystem II reaction center protein Psb28, with the protein MSAAIQFIRGVDEEVIPDVRLTRAKDGTSGRAIFYFENPNLIQEGKLDVMGMYLLDEEGELSTIDVNAKFVNGKPHAIEANYDMRSEEEWNRFMRFMNRYAESHGLGFSKA; encoded by the coding sequence ATGTCAGCAGCAATTCAGTTTATCCGGGGCGTTGATGAAGAGGTCATCCCTGACGTACGGTTAACGCGAGCTAAAGATGGTACTTCAGGCCGAGCTATTTTTTACTTCGAAAACCCAAATCTGATCCAAGAAGGGAAATTGGATGTCATGGGTATGTATTTGCTAGATGAGGAAGGAGAGTTATCCACTATAGACGTGAACGCAAAATTCGTAAATGGTAAACCTCACGCGATTGAAGCCAACTACGATATGAGATCTGAGGAAGAATGGAACCGATTCATGAGATTTATGAATCGTTATGCAGAATCCCACGGTCTAGGGTTTTCAAAAGCTTAG
- the ctpB gene encoding carboxyl-terminal processing protease CtpB encodes MTRSHGIWKSVVLVPATAITFFQPCLTSEAQATLEDSPKVVLDEAWQLVNRYYVDGTFNQKDWQATRQTLLSDQYASKQHAYSALRKALAVLDDPYTRFMSPQEFKALTTQTSGQLSGIGIRLEQNETTNAITIIKLLPNAPALKAGLKVGDRIVAIDGNNTDVMDLKDASSLIRGEIDTAVKLRISRAGQDPFDMDITRDVIELPTVHTKVKQEGNNRVGYIRLLEFSAHASEQMKTAIEELEAQKVDGFVLDLRGNPGGLLNASIEIAEMWLNRGFIVHTIDRKGKQDDIRAHPTALTKRPLVVLVDGDSASSSEILTGALQDNHRAKVIGTSTFGKALVQSVHKLSDGSGIAITVSQYFTPNGTDISHTGITPDIPVKLTPEQLQTLYSDPSQLATFNDPQYMQAIRSLQQSIHSHNGQNQNSVAVPKQNIKTESVNHAQADPTK; translated from the coding sequence ATGACTCGTAGCCATGGAATTTGGAAAAGTGTTGTTTTAGTTCCTGCAACAGCCATCACCTTTTTTCAACCTTGTTTAACGAGTGAAGCCCAAGCCACCCTTGAAGATAGTCCGAAGGTCGTCTTGGATGAAGCTTGGCAGTTGGTCAACCGCTACTATGTTGACGGTACGTTTAATCAGAAGGATTGGCAGGCAACACGTCAGACTTTGTTAAGTGATCAGTATGCCTCTAAGCAGCATGCCTATTCTGCGCTCCGTAAAGCCTTAGCAGTATTGGATGATCCCTATACACGGTTCATGTCTCCCCAAGAGTTTAAGGCGCTAACAACACAGACTTCAGGTCAGTTGTCTGGCATTGGTATTCGGTTAGAGCAGAATGAGACTACAAATGCAATTACAATCATTAAGCTTTTGCCTAACGCCCCTGCATTAAAGGCTGGCTTAAAGGTTGGAGATCGTATTGTTGCTATTGATGGCAACAATACTGATGTCATGGATCTCAAAGATGCTTCCAGCTTAATTCGAGGAGAGATTGATACTGCGGTCAAGCTACGGATTAGTAGAGCTGGGCAAGATCCCTTTGACATGGATATTACCCGAGATGTGATTGAACTCCCTACGGTACATACCAAAGTCAAACAGGAAGGGAATAATCGCGTTGGCTACATTCGTTTGCTGGAGTTTAGTGCACATGCCTCCGAGCAAATGAAAACGGCGATCGAAGAACTTGAGGCTCAAAAGGTCGATGGCTTTGTGCTCGACTTAAGGGGGAATCCGGGAGGACTACTTAATGCCAGTATCGAGATTGCTGAAATGTGGCTCAATCGAGGATTTATTGTTCACACCATTGATCGGAAGGGCAAGCAAGATGATATTCGGGCACATCCCACTGCGCTGACAAAGCGCCCCTTGGTAGTTTTGGTTGATGGAGATTCTGCCAGTTCTAGCGAAATTTTAACAGGCGCTTTACAAGATAACCATCGAGCAAAAGTGATTGGAACGTCAACGTTTGGGAAGGCTTTAGTTCAATCTGTCCACAAACTATCAGATGGCTCAGGAATCGCGATTACGGTGTCGCAGTATTTCACCCCAAATGGGACTGATATTAGCCATACAGGTATTACTCCCGATATTCCTGTGAAGCTCACTCCGGAACAATTGCAAACTCTTTACTCAGATCCAAGTCAACTGGCTACTTTTAATGATCCTCAATATATGCAGGCGATCCGAAGTCTGCAGCAATCCATTCATTCACATAATGGGCAGAATCAAAATTCTGTAGCAGTGCCCAAGCAGAACATAAAAACTGAATCGGTTAATCATGCTCAGGCAGATCCTACGAAGTGA
- the dapB gene encoding 4-hydroxy-tetrahydrodipicolinate reductase: MTNATPTPVIVTGAAGKMGREVIKAVVQADDLRLYAAVDHNPEVFSLDAGELVGLETLNIELTNELEPVLAAAAQEKQPCVMVDFTHPSSVYRNIRSAIAYGVFPVIGTTGLSDKQMNDLIEFTEKASMGCLVIPNFSIGMVLLQQAAVQASQYFDHVEIIELHHNQKADAPSGTAVKTAQLLGDLGKTYNPALVEEQEHLAGARGSLGSENIRIHSIRLPGLIAHQEVLFGAPGQLYTLRHDTSDRACYMPGVLLSIRKVTQLQTLIYGLEKIL; encoded by the coding sequence ATGACAAATGCAACGCCAACTCCCGTTATCGTCACTGGAGCCGCTGGCAAAATGGGGCGGGAAGTGATCAAAGCCGTGGTTCAGGCGGATGATTTGAGACTCTACGCTGCCGTTGACCACAATCCTGAAGTGTTTAGTTTAGATGCGGGAGAACTGGTTGGCCTTGAAACTTTAAATATTGAACTGACCAACGAACTCGAACCGGTTTTGGCGGCAGCAGCTCAAGAAAAACAGCCCTGTGTCATGGTGGACTTTACCCATCCCAGCTCTGTTTACCGCAATATTAGATCTGCGATCGCATATGGTGTATTTCCCGTGATCGGCACCACCGGACTCAGTGATAAGCAGATGAACGATCTGATCGAATTTACTGAAAAAGCCAGTATGGGCTGTTTGGTTATTCCCAACTTCTCCATTGGCATGGTGCTGTTACAACAGGCAGCCGTTCAAGCTTCTCAATATTTTGACCATGTTGAAATTATTGAACTCCACCACAATCAAAAAGCAGATGCACCCAGTGGAACCGCCGTTAAAACTGCTCAGCTACTCGGTGACTTGGGTAAAACCTATAACCCCGCCCTCGTCGAAGAACAAGAGCATTTAGCAGGAGCTAGGGGCAGTTTAGGTAGCGAGAATATTCGAATTCATAGTATTCGGCTGCCTGGATTAATAGCTCATCAGGAAGTCCTATTTGGTGCCCCGGGTCAACTCTATACCCTGCGGCATGACACAAGCGATCGTGCTTGCTATATGCCCGGTGTTTTGCTCTCCATTCGCAAAGTTACCCAGTTACAAACTCTGATTTACGGCTTGGAGAAAATCCTGTAA